The Tolypothrix sp. PCC 7712 region CAAGTTAACCCAACTTTGCTAAGTCAGCAGCAAAAACAACCTTGGTTAATCAGTCAAGGTTTTAAATCACCTAAGCGGGGATTACCACCAGCTAGTGCGGGTGGTGCAACTCGGGGCCGATATTGTGTACAAAAAAATCAATCATTAACGCCCTTAATGCCAAAAGAGAATTTAGGGTTAACTTTTGCAGAACGTCCAACTTTTTTCTGGCATGTACCTGCATCTTCTGTCAAAACAGCCCAGTTTGTGATTTTAGCTGAGGCAAATCAGGATAATACTGATGATGATGATGTAGTATATGAAACTACTTTAAATGTACCGACTAAACCCGGCATTATGAAATTTACCCTACCTGCGAGTGCTACTCCTTTAAAAGTCGGTAAACGCTATCACTGGTATTTGACATTAGTTTGTGATGAGCAAAATCCTATCAGAAATCCGAATGTAGAAGGATGGGTTGAACGCGCACAACCCGAACCCACCCTGACGAAAGCTCTACAACAAGCAGATGCGCGTAAACGTCCAATACTTTATGCAGAAGCTGGTATTTGGCATGAAGCACTAAGCAGCTATGTTGATTTACGTTGTAGTGAACCGAACAATTTAAAGGTCAAATCTGATTGGGGGGTATTCTTACAATCAGTGGGTTTAAATGCATTTGCAGCAGACCCAATCATTGATTGTTGTACAAATAACAAATAGTTTTTGACAAAAACCTAACTGATTGTTGTTGTAGAGGCTGCTATCACTGCTATTCAGGGTGATGCCATGATTGTTTGCGATCGCTAATTTCCAACATTAGCATCAAAATTCGCCAGCGCTTTGGAAAGTCAACCTGACCTCGGCGACTGGCATTAGTTTGAATGTGTCTTAGATTTCTAAGGCTGTACTCAGCAACTCACGATGCATTAATGCCCGATCTACTAAAGACTGAATTTGCTCTGAGGATAATGGATTGCCATGAGCATAATGCTCTATCCAAACTTTACTAATAATATTGGGATCGTCCGGTAAATTCGCTAAATCCCATCCAGGCATAGATAAATCTTCCATCAGACGATTGACCTTCGGGTCGTAACTCAAAGCAAAACAGCGACAACCTTCAGCCGCAGCCATAATTAAACTGTGTAGGCGCATCCCGATTGTCATCTCTACATGGCGATACACACCTTTTAAAAGTTGTGGATCTTCTAAACACATAATCTGGCTAACATCTTTGAGGTGTGGTTGAATTACCTCAGCAATATTTAAATCTTCACTTTTTTGAAAAGGCAGTAACAAAATAAAAGTTTGTGTAGCTTTTTGAAACTCAACCAACGCCTGCGTTAAATTTGCCAAGCGAGTTTCGGTCAGTTGTGGATGCGATCGCAAAGTTACAGCAACTCTGTGAGCAGGTAAATCCGTAAGTCCAGGTACTGGTTTAGCTTCCAAAGCCCAAACTGGATCGGGAGCCAGGATACAAGGAATTTGCCACTCAGATAACAAAGCTGCGCTGGCGCGATCGCGTACACTCACTTTCGTACAAGCAGCAAAAGTTTTTCTTGCTAACCAACGAGTTTGGGGACGTTTCAGAGGCCCAATTCCCTGACCCCAAGCAACGGTTTTTAAGCCCATCATCTGAGCTAATGCCATCAATCCCCCATAATAAACAGGGCTAATGGTGCTGGTAACATCTTGGATTAGACTCCCACCACCCCAAATAAACGCATCACAAGAACGCAAAGCTTGCAGTACAGGTAAAAAAGCCATGCGATCGTAGCTCTCCACACCATAGCGATCGCGGGTTTCTTCAGGATTACCAGAAAGCACCACAGGC contains the following coding sequences:
- a CDS encoding DUF928 domain-containing protein encodes the protein MNWIKRPLLFVTCSVPFLLELATIPNLTAQAQAQVNPTLLSQQQKQPWLISQGFKSPKRGLPPASAGGATRGRYCVQKNQSLTPLMPKENLGLTFAERPTFFWHVPASSVKTAQFVILAEANQDNTDDDDVVYETTLNVPTKPGIMKFTLPASATPLKVGKRYHWYLTLVCDEQNPIRNPNVEGWVERAQPEPTLTKALQQADARKRPILYAEAGIWHEALSSYVDLRCSEPNNLKVKSDWGVFLQSVGLNAFAADPIIDCCTNNK
- the csaB gene encoding polysaccharide pyruvyl transferase CsaB — translated: MRALLSGYYGKGNGGDEALLATLLQMLPPHVTPVVLSGNPEETRDRYGVESYDRMAFLPVLQALRSCDAFIWGGGSLIQDVTSTISPVYYGGLMALAQMMGLKTVAWGQGIGPLKRPQTRWLARKTFAACTKVSVRDRASAALLSEWQIPCILAPDPVWALEAKPVPGLTDLPAHRVAVTLRSHPQLTETRLANLTQALVEFQKATQTFILLLPFQKSEDLNIAEVIQPHLKDVSQIMCLEDPQLLKGVYRHVEMTIGMRLHSLIMAAAEGCRCFALSYDPKVNRLMEDLSMPGWDLANLPDDPNIISKVWIEHYAHGNPLSSEQIQSLVDRALMHRELLSTALEI